The following nucleotide sequence is from Alkalihalobacillus sp. LMS39.
GTTTTTGCACCAGGTTTTTTTACGCCGCGCATCGTCATACACATATGCTCTGCTTCAATAACAACAATCACACCATGCGGGTCTAATGTTTCAATTAATGCATTTGCTACAGAAGAGGTAATGCGTTCTTGTAATTGTGGACGTCTAGCAACAGCTTCCACAGCACGAGCTAATTTACTTAAACCAGTTACTTTACCCCCACGAGGAATATAACCGACATGAGCTTTCCCGAAAAATGGTACTAAGTGATGTTCACACATCGAGAAAAACGGAATGTCTTTGACAAGAACTAATTCTTCATGGTCTTCCCCAAACACCGTTTGCAAATGTGTAGCCGGGTCTTGGTTAAGTCCTTGAAATACTTCTTCATACATTTTTGCTACTCGTTTTGGTGTATCTAATAAACCTTCACGGTCCGGGTCCTCTCCTACTGCTTCAAGAATTAACCGAACGGCTTGTTTAATTTTCTCATGATCAACCGTACTCAATCTTTTCTGCCTCCAATCGACATGTTTCTTAATATGTAGTCTAACCGATTTTAGCACAGTTTGTTCAATAAAATCAAAAAAGAAAACTCCTATAATAAGGAGTTTTTCAGAAAATCATTTTTATAAAATGATAGCGATTAATCCACCTGAACCTTCATTGATGATTCTTTCAAGCGTTTCTTTTAGTTTATAACGCGCATTTTCAGGCATTAACGATAATTTCGCTTGAATTCCTTCTCTCACAATGGAGTTCAATGAGCGTCCAAAAATATCAGACTCCCAAATCGATAATGGATTATCTTCAAAGTCTTGCATTAAGTAACGAACAAGTTCTTCGCTTTGTTTCTCTGTCCCAATAATAGGTGCAAATTCAGATTCAACATCGACTTTTACCATATGGATAGATGGCGCTACCGCCTTCAGGCGAACTCCAAATCTTGATCCTTGACGGATAATTTCTGGCTCGTCTAGACTCATATCTGAAATGGCTGGTGCGGCTATACCATACCCCGTCTGTTTCACCATTTGCAATGCATCTGCCACTTGGTCATACTCAGCTTTCGCATGCGCAAAGTCTTGCATAAGTTGAAGTAAATGATCTTTTCCACGGATTTCTACCCCAACAACTTCTTTTAAGATTTGGTCATATAAATTATCCGGAGCATATAAGTCGATTTCAGCAACCCCTTGCCCCATTTCAATGCCAGCAAGTGATGCTTGCTCAATAAAGTCATAGTCACCAAAATGACCTACAACACGGTCAACATCACGAAGTCTTCTAATATCTTTTACTGTTCCTCGAACAGCTTCTTCATAACTTTGTCGTAGCCAGTGGTCATTTTTCAGCACCATAACCCAACTAGGTAAATTTACATTTACTTCATGTACAGGGAATTCAAATAATACTTCTCGCAACACACTGTTAATGTCCTGCTCTGTCATACTTTCGATGCTTAAAGCTAGAACAGGGATGTCATGTGTTTCTGCTAATTCATGACGTAATGCTTGTGTTTCTGGGTGGTGCGGATGCGCACTATTTACAACCATGATAAATGGTTTACCCACTTCTTTTAACTCATCAATGACCCGTTGTTCTGCATCGACATAATCATGACGAGCAATGTCACCAATGGAACCATCCGTTGTGACAACAACACCTAATGTAGAATGCTCTTGAATAACTTTCCGTGTTCCAATCTCTGCCGCTTCCTGAAATGGAATTGGTTCTTCATACCACGGTGTATTAATCATTCTAGGACCATTCTCGTCTTCATACCCTTTTGCGCCAGGTACAGCATACCCAACACAATCAACTAAACGTACATTTACGTCTAACCCTTCATCAACATGAAGAGAAACCGCTGTATTTGGTACGAATTTAGGTTCTGTTGTCATGATTGTTTTCCCTGC
It contains:
- the spoIVA gene encoding stage IV sporulation protein A encodes the protein MEKVDIFKDIAERTGGDIYLGVVGAVRTGKSTFIKKFMELVVIPNIENEGDKTRAQDELPQSAAGKTIMTTEPKFVPNTAVSLHVDEGLDVNVRLVDCVGYAVPGAKGYEDENGPRMINTPWYEEPIPFQEAAEIGTRKVIQEHSTLGVVVTTDGSIGDIARHDYVDAEQRVIDELKEVGKPFIMVVNSAHPHHPETQALRHELAETHDIPVLALSIESMTEQDINSVLREVLFEFPVHEVNVNLPSWVMVLKNDHWLRQSYEEAVRGTVKDIRRLRDVDRVVGHFGDYDFIEQASLAGIEMGQGVAEIDLYAPDNLYDQILKEVVGVEIRGKDHLLQLMQDFAHAKAEYDQVADALQMVKQTGYGIAAPAISDMSLDEPEIIRQGSRFGVRLKAVAPSIHMVKVDVESEFAPIIGTEKQSEELVRYLMQDFEDNPLSIWESDIFGRSLNSIVREGIQAKLSLMPENARYKLKETLERIINEGSGGLIAIIL
- the folE gene encoding GTP cyclohydrolase I FolE encodes the protein MSTVDHEKIKQAVRLILEAVGEDPDREGLLDTPKRVAKMYEEVFQGLNQDPATHLQTVFGEDHEELVLVKDIPFFSMCEHHLVPFFGKAHVGYIPRGGKVTGLSKLARAVEAVARRPQLQERITSSVANALIETLDPHGVIVVIEAEHMCMTMRGVKKPGAKTVTSAVRGVFAEDAAARAEVFSLIKE